The genomic segment tttttacacattGGAGCGATGGCATGTTTCAACTCGGTGGTACACACTGGTGTATGCTTTCCTTATTTCAATAATTTCTAAGGGCAGGAGCCACATTTTGAGTAGCCTGAGTTTAGTTAAGCTACTTTGACATTTgcagtgtgtttctgtgcagtAATGTTATACTGTTTTTCATTCCTCAACAAACCACAGTAACACAGCTAAGATTAGTGTACTAACAGCTACCTTtctatatataatatgtataatTTTGTTATCAACTGCAAAATAACTCCCTTTATATCAGGCATTAAATTCACATAGAAGCTCCTGGTtgcatattttttcattttctccccCAGCAGATGCGATTACTCAGTTACTCATTAAAGTCCTGCCTTTACTAGTTACAGTTCTTTTATGCTGTAAATATCTCACTCCATTTGAAACAACGAGTCTTCGGGTTTACTCAAAAAACCTGATGTTACACTTTGTCTCTCCCAAGCACAAAATGGACATGCATGCCTAAGCTGCAGTACCAGCGAGGGGGGagattatatatttaaaaccaACAAGTCACTACTGAACAACGAAGGCATGAAGTGCATTCCAGGCTATTTTTGGTTAAAATGCAGCTGCATATTTGTTGTTCTAGCCTTTACGGAATGGTGGGTTTGGCCTACACTTTTAGGAGAGTCATAATAATTTATCGGTACTATGATAGAGCTCATATTACACGTAAAAATGGGATAGATTACCGTTTAGAGGACGGGTAGAGTTCCACAGAAATTACTTCTAGTCCATTCCAGGCTGCCACACTGATGCCATAAAAGAGACACTGCCAACATATTACAGCTCCTTGACTGAAGCTTAACAGCAGAAGGAAAGTGCAGGCCGATGACGCCAGCATAGAACCACCTAGAAAGACAAATAAATGAGGACATGCTGACAAATATTTGACTGAATATTTGGCTACGTAACCTCATCGTTCCTGTGCTGTTCTCTCCTGAGGTCACCTATTATGCGGATCCTTCCTATCTTGTCCATGAACAATGCTGAGATGATGTTCCCAGGCAAGACAGCCAAACTGCCCAGGAAGCTGACCATGTAGATGACGATGTCATTCTCCTCCTGAAAGTTCAGATGGCAGCCTTTCTTTGGGTGGAGAAAGGTGGCATTTTCCATTCGACAGTTCTTGAACTTCTCCTGCCAGAGATCTGAAGAGCACAGAGGGTTAGATTGTAAAAAGTGCTTACAAGAGAAACctgttgctttagctaatgGTAGGGTTTCAGTGCAGTCTGGTCTGGTACCTGTGTTATAGAAGACGGTGTTTTTAATGGTGCAGTTCTCAAAGAAGGTGTTGGTGGATTTGATATCCTCAAAGTAGCAGTTTTCAAACAGAGAACTCTCAAACTTGACCGACTTGATTTCAATGTTGGCGAACctaaatgaaaataatgacATGAAGCAGTAGCACAAACCAACTAAACTGTGAAACTGAGAAAAATGTATAACATTAGGTGTTACGGAAATGTACTTGTCATGGATGTACTCCCCCTCACGGTGGATCTGGTTGACCAGAGAGAAGTTAAAGTGGAAACGCTCCACACGTTCTCGATGGAATATTCGGACTTTGGACTCGTACTCCTCATACTGCATGTACTTGATCATATCAGGAAACCACACTCCAAGCCCGTGATAGCTGATACACACAGAAGGATTGGAAGCATGAGGGGATTAAACCAAAATGATCCGCCTGAGACagaaaatttagatttttttctgtagatGAAAGCACAGGTGTGTTTTGACCTCAGCTCTCAATGTAGATCTACCTGAAGGCCAAACAGAACCAGACAATAACCAGAAGGAGGCCTTGTAGTCGGAGCTCCGGCGCTGATAGCGACATGACATTGGCCATCACCTgaaagaaggagaaagagaCCGACAGATAATCAAACTTGACATGCAAGGTCTGCATTAAAaagaagcaaagcaaaaaatcgtctattttttttattgaattctgttttattttactgtaaagtGTTGCAGACCTGTTGCAGCATGGTCATTTTTCTGACAGTCCAGCGCTGGAAGGCAGTCCCAGTCTCACTCTGGATCTCTATGAACTCATCCTCCTGAGTTTGTGGAGTCTTGATGTTGGTTACCTTGACAAAggcatcattttttaaattactattaTTTCTTACGGTTTCTaattcttacattttttttaatttttcatgtaAAAATACAGATGAGACAAgtgtgacataaaaaaaatcattcttaaaagaaaacaaaactttaatttaagcagaaaacatgtaaattaatgtatgggggttttttttaaatttttgtgttAGATCCTTgacaaagaaacaataaaacaaacaaaaaaacccaataaaaCCTGTCAGTGATATTCATGGTAATTTTTGTtgcacagagacaaacaaacattgTAAATTTTGATCTAAGTTGGCTAACcagattaattaataaaaacaaatgataaTCAGGACTTGTGAATAACATTTCATCAGTATTTAAACAGATGGGGCTCTTTGATTTATGTTGGCTGTTTTGGATTTGTTATGAAGCATCTTCATCATTACTCTAGTCTAATTAGTTAATTTCTTACATGCATGTGTTCCTTTCAGTTATTCTGAATTTCAGACTCTCATTTGTCCAACCCGACTCGCCCCCTTCTCCATCTCATCCTAGTTGCACAGTGAACCTCAATCAAATCTTCAAGTCCATCACCACCAGTGTCTAGAGTTGTAGGTCCTGTTATGTTAGTTCATTGGAGTTCCTGAATGGTCAATTCTTTGGTTCAATAAGTTATTTTTTTGATTCTTTCAAATGATTTCTCCTTGATGATTTCTACTTTATTGCACAATCAAGAGCCCAAGAACTGGTTTAAGCCACCAAGGATCAGTTCACCAAGGCCTCTCCATCTGACTGCCACCCTATCCACACAGGCACTTCCTGGATGAGTTGTTTTGGGCTTGTCCAGCTGGCATGTCCAACTGGACAAAAATGTTCCTGCTGAGCAGGAAGCCCCAGGGCAGGCTCAcaacatgctggagagattatgttCCTCAGCTTGCTTGGGAACCCTTTGGTGTCCCACCAGAAGAATTGGAGGAGGCTGCTAGGGAAAGGGAGGTCCTGGaatctctgcttagactgctgccctTGGACCCAGATAGGCAGCAGACAATGAATCGATAAATGAAGAGATGTAAGACTCACTCTAAAGTATTTACATAAATTACAAAGAGATGTCACCTGTACAAATGCAGGGAGATTGGagctacatttattttattttgttaataagTAGATAACTTTTCTGTCAACTGGCTGAGCCAAACATGAGTGTAAATGAGGGCTTACAGTGAAAACTCTCTCTGGCTCCCCCTTGGCTTTCCAGTTGGTGTCATGAACTTGTCGCAGGATCATCCACGCCTCATCATGTCGTGCAGTCTGAAAAACCACACGTACAAACATATAAATATCTATTTAAACAAGTTCAAAGAGCACCCTGTGAAACCTCTCAGGGTTTTCCAATGTGTAGTTGAAATTATAAAGTTTAGTGAACTATATATAAGAGTGACTCTTTTAATCATGGGTTTTGGTTTGAGTGCTTAAACTTTCCCACCAGCATTGCAGCCAGATGAATGTTCCCATTAGGTCTGCCTCTTATCAGAAGGGGTAATGTGTGATAACTTGTGGTGCAGCAGtagcatacaaatacaataccACATGTGGTTAAAGCCCTGATATTGTCCAGGATGAGAAACAGGGGTGGGTGGTGTTCTGGTGATGTCTTAGCAGCTCATCGCTACCTTTGCACAGCAGTGGGATGTTGGTGTGGTGTCTGATGACTCAACATTCTTAACCAATCACAGCTGGATGCTTAATCCTGACAATCAATATTATTACTACAAACTGGCTTCACTGGTTCCAGTATCTGACCTCCAGGAGGAATCTCGGGCTCTCCGGCATGAACACGAGTCCGATGAGTGCGGCCAGTGCAGGGAAGAGACACACCAGGATAAACAGTCTCCAGCTGTGCAT from the Oreochromis niloticus isolate F11D_XX linkage group LG1, O_niloticus_UMD_NMBU, whole genome shotgun sequence genome contains:
- the sv2ba gene encoding synaptic vesicle glycoprotein 2Ba isoform X2; this translates as MILRQVHDTNWKAKGEPERVFTVTNIKTPQTQEDEFIEIQSETGTAFQRWTVRKMTMLQQVMANVMSLSAPELRLQGLLLVIVWFCLAFSYHGLGVWFPDMIKYMQYEEYESKVRIFHRERVERFHFNFSLVNQIHREGEYIHDKFANIEIKSVKFESSLFENCYFEDIKSTNTFFENCTIKNTVFYNTDLWQEKFKNCRMENATFLHPKKGCHLNFQEENDIVIYMVSFLGSLAVLPGNIISALFMDKIGRIRIIGGSMLASSACTFLLLLSFSQGAVICWQCLFYGISVAAWNGLEVISVELYPSSKRGTAFGILNGICKFAAIIASSIFAAFIGITKIIPIFLAFAALVCGGMVALKLPETREKILS
- the sv2ba gene encoding synaptic vesicle glycoprotein 2Ba isoform X1; translation: MDDPYHNNVNQQMTEGGDYTYTQDGGGQDGYPYQTDYPPQDEDAASDATEGADEDDQMYEGEYQGIPHPDEIKEARRAARVEARRKARMAAQQEEEEESLPEQYETIMEDCGHGRFQWMLFFVLGLALMADGVDGFVVGFVLPSAEKDMCISNADKGLLGLLVYVAMMVGALVWGGLCDKMGRRKCLIYVLTIDLVFSFLSCFAQGYGFFLFLRFCSGFGIGGSIPIVYTYFTEFLQMDKRGEHLSWLCMFWMFGGLYASFTAWGIIPHYGWGFAIGTQLQMHSWRLFILVCLFPALAALIGLVFMPESPRFLLETARHDEAWMILRQVHDTNWKAKGEPERVFTVTNIKTPQTQEDEFIEIQSETGTAFQRWTVRKMTMLQQVMANVMSLSAPELRLQGLLLVIVWFCLAFSYHGLGVWFPDMIKYMQYEEYESKVRIFHRERVERFHFNFSLVNQIHREGEYIHDKFANIEIKSVKFESSLFENCYFEDIKSTNTFFENCTIKNTVFYNTDLWQEKFKNCRMENATFLHPKKGCHLNFQEENDIVIYMVSFLGSLAVLPGNIISALFMDKIGRIRIIGGSMLASSACTFLLLLSFSQGAVICWQCLFYGISVAAWNGLEVISVELYPSSKRGTAFGILNGICKFAAIIASSIFAAFIGITKIIPIFLAFAALVCGGMVALKLPETREKILS